One stretch of Schizosaccharomyces pombe strain 972h- genome assembly, chromosome: III DNA includes these proteins:
- the tho1 gene encoding THO complex subunit Tho1: MEVQKGLIEAFYNTYPLEKAKELDKSPLCSEYELFIKELWPSIVESFHNSTEFETAIRFCCYETARKSEIGLEERLKCLFAILDLLVIGNEINESFCDHLLPFLILEELMDIHTVNECAKLYEYFETRPSLMKGIVSNRGRGPVLLRISNELLRRLSRQENSSFCGRIDILLSKAFPPEERSGANLRGDYNTVHSFGKVELSPPSTPISDRTDLSYHKKLNTLFTAYWDLQCMCSNPPKLLASDTLPKFIDAAGSAIQAFESILQNTFFNGKSNPTIDPNSSSLLSEKYITLDKGFPSKYIYSRSLFEYQLSDEDFRLQAILQLIIIFDFLLDHSKERIERRTLEKWTNKAVIPIVILSDEDTSKLNELSKEAYSFLHTARCGSVQRTIKEIIHIEGNWKLWKGLGCPSLEKPLVDKAAIDEAVEGLKKLTNTPVKLRFAMGNAALSRLWEQAGENTLDDLKKEERYRIPSPESFLSGVKADKFEIEEAVRDDDKHFHEQSLATKTWRAFRSAINSHLQNFSDTGLGDVELLCNSIEGKPTTSKITPSIPPAFDIHIIEGEELLEEMKKRENVKHNSQNFASPMQTDAEGDIVQNEEEKESVEVEEGKHKNDLPKVSPKPPTEGVDSEVNGESLVQVNKVLKSEDDNTSEASKDPSSHVKSPENIEKLKQNDDHFEVTEEITSTINSKISEKQENNVAETILEVTSSPKSSENSQKQSEITKKRGRDEEDEPSDLHSSPKRPKTGEDGEIVL; this comes from the exons ATGGAGGTGCAAAAGGGTTTAATTGAAGCTTTTTATAATACATATCCATTAGAAAAGGCAAAAGAACTGGATAAGAGTCCACTTTGTTCTGAATATGAATTATTCATCAAAGAATTATGGCCTTCGATTGTTGAGAGTTTTCATAACTCAACTGAGTTTGAAACGGCAATAAGATTTTGCTGTTATGAAACAGCA CGCAAAAGTGAGATTGGATTGGAGGAGCGattaaaatgtttatttgcGATTTTGGATCTCTTAGTAATAGGGAACGAAATTAACGAAAGCTTCTGTGATCACCTGTTGCCTTTTCTAATCTTGGAAGAGCTGATGGACATTCACACCGTCAACGAATGCGCCAAATTatatgaatattttgaaaccaGACCTAGCTTGATGAAAGGTATTGTCAGCAATCGTGGAAGAGGACCCGTTTTGCTTCGGATATCAAATGAATTACTCCGGCGTCTTTCTCGGCaagaaaattcatctttttgtGGGCGGATCGATATTCTGCTAAGTAAGGCTTTCCCCCCTGAAGAACGGAGTGGAGCCAATTTACGTGGAGATTATAATACTGTTCATTCTTTTGGGAAGGTAGAACTGTCACCACCATCCACACCCATTTCGGACCGAACAGACCTCTCATATCACAAAAAACTTAATACCTTATTTACTGCTTATTGGGATTTGCAGTGTATGTGCTCCAACCCTCCTAAATTACTAGCAAGTGATACCTTACCTAAGTTTATAGATGCAGCTGGTTCTGCAATACAGGCATTCGAATCTATATTACAAAATACGTTCTTCAATGGGAAGTCAAACCCTACAATTGATCCAAACTCTAGCTCATTACTTtctgaaaaatatataactTTGGATAAAGGATTTCCTtctaaatatatatattctCGGTCGCTTTTTGAATACCAACTTTCAGATGAAGATTTCCGGTTACAGGCTATTTTacaattaattattattttcgaCTTTTTGCTTGACCATTCTAAAGAACGAATTGAAAGGAGAACTCTTGAAAAATGGACAAATAAGGCGGTAATTCCCATTGTTATTTTGTCTGACGAAGAT ACCTCAAAGTTAAATGAATTATCCAAAGAAGCATATAGTTTCTTACATACTGCCCGGTGTGGTTCTGTGCAAAGAAccattaaagaaattatacATATTGAGGGTAATTGGAAATTATGGAAAGGGCTTGGCTGCCCTTCCCTTGAAAAACCCCTAGTAGATAAAGCGGCTATTGATGAAGCTGTCGAAGGCTTAAAAAAGCTTACAAACACCCCAGTGAAATTAAGATTTGCTATGGGAAATGCTGCTTTGTCGAGGCTCTGGGAGCAGGCTGGAGAAAATACCCTTGATGATCTCAAAAAGGAGGAAAGGTACCGGATTCCATCACCTGAGAGCTTTTTATCTGGCGTTAAAGCAGACAAGTTTGAAATAGAAGAGGCAGTTAGAGATGATGACAAGCATTTCCATGAACAGTCCTTGGCAACGAAGACATGGCGTGCCTTTCGTTCAGCAATTAATAGCCATCTTCAAAACTTTTCGGATACCGGACTAGGTGATGTTGAATTGCTTTGTAATTCCATTGAGGGCAAACCGACTACATCGAAAATTACACCCTCTATTCCTCCAGCTTTTGATATTCATATTATAGAAGGAGAAGAGTTATTAgaggaaatgaaaaagaggGAGAATGTCAAGCACAATTCTCAAAACTTTGCAAGTCCTATGCAAACAGATGCTGAAGGTGATATTGTCCAAaatgaagaggaaaaagaaagcgtTGAGgttgaagaaggaaaacataaaaatgaCTTGCCAAAGGTATCACCTAAACCCCCAACTGAGGGTGTGGACAGTGAAGTAAACGGTGAATCTTTGGTTCAGGTTAATAAGGTTCTCAAATCAGAAGATGATAATACATCTGAAGCTTCAAAGGACCCATCTTCACATGTGAAATCTCCcgaaaatattgaaaaactaaaacaaaatgatGATCACTTTGAGGTCACAGAAGAAATTACTTCCACCATAAATTCTAAAATATCTGAAAAGCAAGAGAATAATGTTGCTGAAACTATATTGGAAGTAACATCTAGTCCAAAATCTTCTGAAAATAGTCAAAAGCAGTCAGAGATTACTAAAAAGCGAGGACGGGATGAGGAAGATGAACCTTCTGACCTTCATTCAAGCCCTAAAAGGCCAAAAACTGGAGAGGATGGAGAAATTGTATTATAA
- the rhp26 gene encoding SNF2 family helicase Rhp26  (SNF2 family DNA-dependent ATPase (human ERCC6) Rhp26) produces the protein MSVNEDLSHLGVFSVDQENLERDVTNTASEYIAHESREIEKKRLQKVRKEISSVKEKIRRLDERIDSRLTKISVKENFRKQLSKFRDTLQSLQSDENDIKRRLNNEDSANAPGIGAFSTEELERQELIRTGKVTPFRNLSGLQKEVDFDDESSIREAVIKSEGTYYETAPHLSSEPSNIDHGIIPRDEKDEYVTVDAVTEKVVTAAIDDGDDLVYRQRLNAWCANRKELRDQASASENNKDRGEFEGKDEWLLPHPSKKGQTFEGGFTIPGDIRPHLFRYQVTCVQWLWELYCQEAGGIIGDEMGLGKTIQIVSFLSSLHHSGKFQKPALIVCPATLMKQWVNEFHTWWAPLRVVVLHATGSGQRASREKRQYESDASESEAEESKTSIKLRGASSSFHRYAKNLVESVFTRGHILITTYAGLRIYGDLILPREWGYCVLDEGHKIRNPDSEISISCKQIRTVNRIILSGTPIQNNLTELWNLFDFVFPGRLGTLPVFQNQFALPINIGGYANASNVQVQTAYKCACMLRDLISPYLLRRMKLDVAADLPKKSEQVLFCKLTPLQRKAYQDFLQGSDMQKILNGKRQMLYGIDILRKICNHPDLVTREYLLHKEDYNYGDPEKSGKLKVIRALLTLWKKQGHRTLLFSQTRQMLDILEIGLKDLPDVHYCRMDGSTSIALRQDLVDNFNKNEYFDVFLLTTRVGGLGVNLTGADRVILFDPDWNPSTDAQARERAWRLGQKKDVVVYRLMTAGTIEEKIYHRQIFKQFLTNKILKDPKQRRFFKMTDLHDLFTLGDNKTEGTETGSMFLGSERVLRKDNSSRNGNEAEDIPARDRKKHKIHDKGKKVNSSKVFEKMGIASMEKYKPPQESNVTKTNSDSTLGDDSVLDDIFASAGIQSTLKHDDIMEASQTESILVEKEATRVANEALRAVSSFRRPPRQLIPPQQSTNVPGTSKPSGPITSSTLLARLKQRR, from the coding sequence ATGAGTGTCAATGAAGATCTATCCCATTTAGGGGTTTTTTCGGTTGACCAAGAGAATTTGGAACGCGATGTTACGAATACTGCTAGTGAGTACATTGCACATGAAAGTCGAGAGATCGAAAAGAAGAGACTTCAAAAAGTCAGGAAAGAAATATCTTctgtaaaagaaaaaatacgTCGCCTTGATGAGCGTATAGACAGTCGACTTACAAAAATAAGTGTCAAGGAGAACTTCCGCAAACAATTATCTAAATTCCGAGACACTCTTCAAAGTTTACAATCAGACGAAAATGATATTAAGAGAAGACTTAATAACGAAGATTCGGCAAATGCCCCTGGTATAGGTGCATTTTCGACTGAAGAATTGGAAAGACAAGAGCTCATCCGTACTGGTAAGGTTACACCGTTTCGAAATCTCTCTGGACtacaaaaagaagttgattttgatgatgaatCTAGCATTCGTGAGGCTGTTATAAAGTCTGAAGGAACATACTATGAAACGGCACCTCATTTGAGTTCGGAGCCGTCAAATATTGATCATGGGATTATTCCAAGAGACGAAAAAGATGAGTACGTAACTGTGGATGCTGTTACGGAGAAAGTAGTAACTGCCGCTATAGATGATGGAGATGATTTGGTATATCGACAAAGGCTTAATGCTTGGTGTGCGAATCGTAAGGAATTACGAGATCAGGCCTCAGCATCTGAAAACAATAAAGATAGAGGAGAGTTTGAAGGTAAAGATGAGTGGTTACTACCTCATCCTTCCAAAAAAGGACAGACTTTTGAGGGTGGATTTACCATCCCAGGTGATATTCGCCCACATCTTTTCCGTTATCAAGTCACTTGCGTACAATGGTTATGGGAACTCTATTGTCAAGAGGCCGGAGGAATCATTGGTGATGAAATGGGACTAGGAAAAACTATTCAAATAGTATCTTTCCTTTCGTCTTTGCATCACTCTGgcaaatttcaaaagcCTGCACTTATCGTTTGTCCAGCGACTTTAATGAAGCAGTGGGTTAATGAGTTTCATACATGGTGGGCTCCATTACGTGTTGTTGTTCTTCATGCTACTGGCAGCGGACAGCGTGCTTCACGCGAAAAGAGACAGTATGAATCTGACGCTTCTGAAAGTGAAGCGGAAGAAAGCAAAACCTCCATAAAATTAAGAGGTGCTTCAAGTTCATTCCACAGATACGCTAAGAACTTAGTTGAAAGTGTCTTCACTAGAGGCCACATTTTAATTACAACATATGCTGGTTTAAGGATATATGGTGATTTGATTTTACCACGGGAATGGGGTTATTGTGTTTTGGATGAAGGGCACAAAATACGAAACCCAGATTCTGAAATATCTATTTCGTGTAAGCAAATCCGTACTGTGAATAGGATTATCCTCTCAGGGACTCCGATCCAGAACAACCTTACCGAGCTTTggaatttatttgattttgtatTTCCTGGAAGATTGGGTACATTACCggtatttcaaaatcaatttgCCTTACCTATTAATATTGGTGGTTATGCCAATGCTTCAAATGTTCAAGTGCAAACCGCTTATAAATGCGCCTGCATGCTTCGAGATTTAATTTCTCCTTATTTACTTAGAAGAATGAAGCTTGACGTTGCTGCAGATTTACCTAAGAAGTCCGAACAAGTATTGTTCTGTAAGCTGACTCCTTTACAAAGGAAAGCTTACCAAGATTTTTTGCAAGGCTCTGATATGCAAAAGATCTTGAACGGAAAGCGTCAAATGCTTTATGGAATTGATATACTAcgaaaaatttgtaatcATCCAGATCTTGTAACTCGAGAGTACTTGTTACATAAAGAAGATTACAACTATGGTGATCCTGAAAAGTCTGGCAAACTGAAGGTTATTAGAGCATTACTAACTTTGTGGAAAAAACAAGGACATAGAACTCTTCTATTTTCTCAGACTCGCCAAATGCTCGACATACTGGAAATAGGATTAAAGGATTTGCCGGATGTTCATTACTGTCGCATGGATGGTAGCACATCTATTGCTTTAAGACAAGATTTGGTGGACaactttaataaaaatgagtATTTTGATGTGTTTCTTCTAACTACTCGTGTTGGTGGATTAGGAGTCAATTTGACTGGTGCTGACAGGgtaattctttttgatCCTGATTGGAATCCCTCAACGGATGCTCAAGCACGTGAACGTGCTTGGAGACTGGGCCAAAAGAAAGATGTAGTAGTTTATCGGTTGATGACTGCTGGAactattgaagaaaaaatttatcatcGTCAAATCTTTAAGCAGTTTCTGActaacaaaattttgaaagatccaaaacaaagaaggttttttaaaatgacGGACTTGCACGATTTGTTTACGTTAGGCGATAACAAGACTGAGGGCACTGAGACAGGCAGCATGTTTTTGGGATCTGAACGAGTACTTCGAAAGGATAATTCCTCAAGAAATGGCAATGAAGCTGAAGATATTCCAGCTCGTGACCGAAAAAAGCACAAAATTCACGACAAAGGTAAAAAAGTTAACAGCTCCAAAgtgtttgaaaaaatgggGATTGCATCGATGGAAAAGTATAAACCACCGCAAGAGTCAAATGTTACTAAGACAAACTCTGATTCGACTTTAGGGGATGATTCCGTCCTTGATGATATTTTTGCTAGTGCTGGTATTCAGAGTACTTTAAAGCACGACGATATCATGGAAGCCTCCCAGACTGAAAGCATATTggttgaaaaagaagcgaCGCGTGTTGCTAATGAAGCTCTGCGTGCAGTTTCATCTTTTCGGCGACCTCCTCGTCAACTTATACCTCCGCAGCAATCTACTAATGTTCCTGGTACTTCTAAACCATCAGGTCCGATTACTTCAAGCACTCTTCTTGCCCG
- the coa4 gene encoding respiratory chain complex assembly protein, with protein MDSIEKTPDGEEEEKDVWDTALEKGGCVEEHLRLNDCYWDTHDWRKCTEQMEEFRKCWEKRHGPLPSISDKKNKNLS; from the exons atggatagtattgaaaaaactCCTGACggagaagaagaggaaaaagatGTATGGGACACTGCTCTTGAAAAAGGTGGATGTGTAGAAGAGCACCTTCGACTGAATGATTGCTATTGGGATACTCATGATTGGAGGAAATGTACAGAACAG ATGGAAGAATTCAGGAAATGTTGGGAAAAGAGACATGGTCCTTTGCCAAGTATCTcagacaaaaaaaataaaaatttatcttaA